Below is a genomic region from Paraburkholderia phenazinium.
CGTCCACGCTCACCAGTTGATCGCTGCCCCACGTTCCAAGCGGTTTGTACTCTTCCAGCGTGACAGCCAGCGCATTCGGCCAGACGCGCCGCACACTTGCGTGACGCACCCATGGCATCTGCTCGAAGGCCTGGCGCGCCGCATCCAGATCCACGGTAAAAAAGTTGCCCTTCAGCCGGCCCACGACGCCAGCGCGCACCGTCGGCGTGTTGATGTGCTCGGTGTCGCCGTCTATCTGGATTTCGCGCAGCGCGAAGCTCGGCCGCTGCACCAGCCAGATCCCACCTGCCGCCAGCAGCACGAGCACCAGCAACGCGTGCAGCGCGTTGGCGGCGAGATTGAGCTGGCGAACGTTGTTCCACATAGCGATGACGTCAGTCCTTCAGCGTGAGCGCCAACACGCTCACGACCAGTTCTTTGTAGCTGATGCCGACCGCGCGCGCCGCTTTCGGCGGCAGCGAGTGATCGGTCATGCCCGGCGCCGTATTCACTTCGAGGAAATATGGGTTGCCCGCGCCGTCCAGCATGAAATCGGCACGGCCCCAATCGGTGCAGCCGAGCACGTCGAAGGCGCGGCGCGCCAGCGTCTTCAGGCGCGCTTCCTCCGCCGGCGCCACGCCGCACGGAATCAGGTACTGCGTGTCGTTGGCGACGTACTTCGCGTGATAGTCGTAGAACTCGCCCGCCGGCACGATGCGGATCACCGGCAGATCGAGGTCGCCGGCGATGCATGCGGTGTACTCGCCGCCGCCTTCGATGCTCTTTTCCACCACCACGATCCTGTCGAACTTCGCGGCTTCTTCGAGCGCGGCCGGCAACGCGTCGGCGCTCTTCACCTTGATCACCGCGACGCTCGAACCTTCGCTCGCCGGCTTTACGAAAAGCGGCAAACCGAGCTTTGCGACGATCCCCGCGGCACACGCCGCGTAGTCGTCACCGCGCAGCACTGCTTCGAACGACGGCGTCGGCACGCCCAGTTGCTGCCACACGAGCTTGGTGCGGAACTTGTCCAGACCGAGCGCCGAACCCAGCACGCCGCTGCCGGTATAGCGAATGCCGTAAAAATCGAGCGCGCCCTGGATCTGGCCGTTCTCGCCATAGCCGCCGTGCAGCGCGTTGAAGGCGCGCACAAAGCCCTCTTCCTTCAACGCCGCGAGCGGACGCTCGGCGGGGTCGAACGGATGCGCGTCGATGCCGGCCTCGCGCAGCCCTTGCACCACGAGGCGGCCCGAGTTGAGCGACACTTCGCGCTCGGCGGATTCACCGCCGAGCAGCACCGCCACTTTGCCGAACGCTTTAGGATCGATACTGCTCATTTCACACCTTCGTTTTGCGCGAGACGACCCGGCACACCGCCGATCGAACCCGCACCCATCGTGATCACCACATCGCCTTCGCGCACGAGGCTCGCGAGCGCATCCGGCACTTCATCCACCGTTTCGACAAACACCGGCTCGGTCTTGCCCGCGACGCGGATCGCGCGTGCGAGCGCCCGGCCGTCGGCTGCCACGATCGGCGCTTCGCCCGCCGAATAAACTTCCGTCAGCACCAGCGCGTCGACGGTGGACAGCACCTTCACAAAGTCCTCGAAGCAGTCGCGCGTACGCGTGAAGCGGTGCGGCTGGAACGCCAGCACCAGACGCCGGTCCGGGAACGCACCGCGCGCCGCTGCGATGGTCGCGGCCATTTCGACCGGGTGATGGCCGTAGTCGTCGACCAGCGTGTAGGTACCGCCGGTCTCGCCACCCGAACTGACCGGCACTTCGCCGTAGCGCTGGAAGCGCCGGCCTACGCCGTTGAAATCTGCCAGCGCTCGCTGGATATCGGCATCTTTCACCTCAAGTTCAGTCGCAATCGCAATGGCGGCGAGGGCGTTCTGAACATTGTGGATACCCGGCAGGTTCAACACGATGTCGAGCGGCGCCGCATCTTCGCGCATCGCCGTGAAATGCATCTTGCCGTCATGCGCCTCGACGTTGACCGCGCGCACCTGCGCATCGGCCGCGAGACCATAGCGGATGATCGGCTTCGAGACGAACGGCAGGATCTCCTTCACGTTCGGATCGTCGACGCACAGCACCGCGATGCCGTAGAACGGCAGTCGATGCGTGAACTCGATGAACGCCTGCTTGAGCCGCGCGAAATCGTGGCCGTAGGTGTCCATATGATCGGCGTCGATGTTCGTGATGACTTCGATCACCGGGAACAGATTCAGGAACGAAGCGTCCGACTCGTCCGCTTCGGCGACGATGAAGTCGCCCGTACCCAGACGTGCATTGGCGCCGGCACTGATCAGCCGGCCGCCGATCACGAAGGTCGGATCGAGTCCGCCCGCGGCGAGCACGCTCGCCACCAGCGAGGTGGTCGTGGTCTTGCCATGCGTGCCGGCGATCGCGATGCCCTGCTTCAGGCGCATCAGTTCCGCGAGCATCACGGCACGCGGCACGATCGGAATGCGCCGATGGCGCGCCGCCAGCACTTCCGGGTTGTCGCTGCGCACGGCCGTCGATACGACCACGGCGTTCGCCCCTTCGATGTTCTCAGCGGCATGGCCAATCGCAATGCGTGCGCCAAGCGCCGCGAGCCGGTCGGTCACCGCGTTCTTCGTGAGATCCGAGCCGCTCACCTGATAGCCGAGGTTGACCAGCACCTCGGCGATGCCGCTCATCCCTGCGCCGCCGATGCCGACGAAATGAATATGTTTGACGATGTGTTTCATTGTTGCCTTCCTTCTGTGCTCGGGCTCCGGCTCGGGACGACGCCTGCCGCTTCCGCGCAAATCTGCGCGACCTGCTCGGTGGCATCGGGTTTCGCGAGCGAGCGCGAACGCTCTGCCATCTCCGCGAGACTCTCGCGGGTCTGACCGCGCAACCATGCAGCGAGGCCTTCCGCCGTAAGGTCGCGTTGCTGCACCACCAGCGCCGCGCCGTGGTCGGCGAGGAACGCTGCGTTGGTTGTCTGGTGATCGTCGACCGCGAACGGAAACGGCACGAAAAACGCCGCCACGCCCACTGCCGCGATCTCGGCGACCGTCATCGCGCCCGAACGGCAGATCACCAGATCCGCGTTCGCGTAGGCGCTCGTCATGTCGTCGATGAACGGCACGAGTTGCACGTCCTCACCGGTCTGCAAGCCTGCTTCCGCGTAGTTCGCCCGCAGCCCGTCGATATGCTTCGCGCCCGCCTGATGCACGATGCGCGGACGTTGCTGCGGCGTCAAAACAGCCAGCGCGCGCGGCACCACTTCGTTAAGCGCGGTGGCGCCCAGACTGCCGCCCACCACCAGCACATTCAGCGGACCGCTGCGTTGTGCGTAGCGTGCTTTGGGTGGCAATGTGCGCGCAAGTTCCTCACGAATCGGATTGCCGGTCCATTCAGCGTGCGGCAATGCGTTCGGAAACGCCACCAGCACACGTCTGGCGAGCTTCGCGAGCACCTTGTTCGCGAGGCCGGCGATCGAATTCTGTTCGTGCAGCACGAGCGGACGACCGCTTAACGCCGTCATCACGCCGGCCGGGAAGGTGATGTAACCGCCCATGCCGAGCACCACATCGGGCTTCACACGACGCAGCACGCTCAGGCTTTGCGCGCACGCACGCAGCAGGTTGACCGGCAGCATCAGCTTGGTCTTCAGTCCCTTGCCGCGCACGCCGCCGAAACGCACGGATTCCATCGGGATGCCGTGCTTCGCGACGAGGGTTGCTTCCATGCCCGCGGGGTTGCCGAGCCACACGACTTTCCAGCCCCACGCCTGCATCAGATGAGCGACCGCCAGCCCCGGGAACACGTGTCCCCCGGTGCCGCCGGCCATCACCATCAGCGTGCGCTGTTGCGTGGGGGTCATACTTTCCCTCCGCGCATCAACACCCGGTTCTCGTAATCCACTCGCATCAGCAAAGCCACCGCCACGCAGTTCAGCAAAATGCCCGAGCCGCCGTAGCTGACGAGCGGCAGCGTGAGACCTTTGGTGGGCAGCAAGCCGAGGTTCACGCCCATGTTGATGAAGGTCTGCGCGCCGAACCACAGGCCAATGCCCTTCGCGACCAGTCCCGCAAACGTGCGATCCAGCGCCAGCGCCTGACGGCCGATTTCGAACGAGCGGCGCACGATCCAGTAAAACATCAGGATCACCACCAGCACGCCGACAAAACCGAGTTCCTCGCCGATCACCGCGAGGATGAAGTCGGTATGCGCTTCCGGCAGATAGTTGAGCTTTTCGACGCTGCCGCCGAGACCCACGCCGAACCACTCGCCGCGCCCGAACGCGATCAGCGAGTGCGTCAACTGATACGCCTTGCCTTGCGCGTACCGGTCGTCCCACGGATCGAGATACGCGAAAATCCGCTCGCGACGCCACGGCGACGCCCACACCAGCAAGCTGAACGTGCCGACCGCGGTGGCCACGAGGCCGCCGAACAGCTTGCCGTTCACACCGCCGAGGAACAGCACGCCCATCGCGATGGCCGCGATCACCATGAACGCGCCCATGTCTGGTTCGAGCAGCAGCAGCGCGCCGACCACGCCGACCGCGAAAGCCATCGGCAGAAAGCCCTTGGCGAAGCTGTGCATGTACTCCTGCTTGCGCACCGTGTAGTTCGCCGCGTAGATCGTCACGGCGAGCTTCATGATTTCCGACGGCTGCATGTTCGTGATGCCGAGCGGAATCCAGCGGCGCGCGCCGTTCACGCCCTTGCCGACGTGCGGAATCAGCACGATCACGAGACTGACCAGCGCGAGCAGGAAGATCTTCGGCGCGTATTTGTCCCACGTCGAAACCGGGATGCGGAAGGCCGCCACGCCAATCACCGAACCCAGCACCACGAAGATGATCTGGCGGACAAGAAAGGCCCAGTCGCGATACGACGAGTACTTCGGCGAGTCCGGCATCGCGATCGACGCCGAGTACACCATCACGATGCCGAGGCCGAGCAGCGCGATCACCACCCACAGCAGCGAGTGATCGTAGTCGAGCATGCGCGAGCGCAGCGGACGCACGCCGTTGACGGCGCTCGCGAGCCCGCTCGCGGTGCGGCTGGCGCTTGCATCGCCGACTGAGCCGCGCTGTTTGGCGAGGCGCGAACCGAAGCGTTCCGACCAGCTCATATCATCGTCCCCCGTTCGGCCGCGATGTCTTCCACCGTGCTGCGGAACACCGCGGCACGATGCGCGTAACCCTTGAACATGTCGAAGCTCGCGCAGGCCGGCGACAGCAGCACCGCGTCGCCCGGCTGCGCGAGCGCCGTGGCGGCGCGCGTGGCGTCTTCGAGCGTGGCGTGATCGGTGAGGGCGATGCCGGTGTCGGCGAGCGCGGCACGAATCTGCGGCGCATCGCGGCCGATCAGCATGACCCCGCGGCACCAGCGCATCACCGGTGCGGCGAGCGGCTCGAAGTCCTGGCCCTTACCGTCGCCGCCGGCGATCAGCACCACACGTTGCGCCAGACCGTCGAGCGCCGCGACCGTCGCGCCGACGTTGGTGCCCTTGCTGTCGTCCACGTAGTCGATGCCTTCGATCGACGCGATCAGCTCGACCCGATGCGGCTCGCCGCGGTATTCGCGCAAGCCGTGCAGCAACGGTGCGCCCGGCAGGTCGATGGCACGCGCGAGCGCATAGGCCGCGAGCGCGTTGGCCGCGTTGTGCAGGCCGCGGATGCGCAGCGCGTCGGCCGGCATCAGGCGCTTGAGGCCGAGGTTCGGCGGTGCGGCAGTTTCGCCCTTGCGACGGCGGGTCGGCGCGGGTTCGTCCGAGGCGTCGCGGTCGTGCGCTTCCACCAGCCAGATGATGCCGTTATCGCGCAGCAGACCGTAGTCGCCGGGACGCGTCGGCTCGGTGACGCCGAAGGTAATCGCCGGTGCCGGGCTGTCGCCCGCTGCGGCGTCCTTCGCGGGGCTTGCCGCGAGCGCCATCACGCGGGCGTCGTCGCGATTGAGCACGCGCACGGTCTGCGGTCCGAAGATCCGGCCTTTGGCGGCGGCGTAGGCATCCAGGCCACCGTGCCAGTCGAGGTGGTCCTGCGTAATGTTGAGAATGACGGCCGCGTCGGGCGCGAACGTGTGCGCCGTTTCCAGCTGGAAGCTCGACAGTTCGAGCACCCATACATCGGGCAACGCGGTGTGGTCGATGGCTTCGGTGAGCTTGTCGAGCGCAGCCGGGCTGATATTGCCCGCCACCGCGACCTTCTTGCCGGTGCGTTCGCACAACAGGCCAGTGAGGCTCGTCGTCGTGGTTTTGCCGTTGGTGCCGGTGATCGCTATTACCTTTGGCGCGTAGCCGCTCTCGCCGAGCGTCTTCAGCGCCTGGGCGAAAAATTCGAGTTCACCCCACACGGGGATGTCTTTTTCACGGGCTTCGCTAATCAGCGGCAACAGATCCGCGGCGAGCGGCGACAGGCCGGGGCTGATCGCCACCAGCTCCACACCTTCGAGCAGCACAGGCGAAAACGGGCCGCCGACAAAGTCGGCATCGATGCCGTGCGCTTCGAGTCCGGACAGATTCGGCGGCACCTCGCGCGTATCCGCCACGCGCAGCCGACACCCGTGCCGCGCGCACCAGCGCGCCATCGCGAGACCGGATTCACCGAGTCCCAGCACGAGCACCATCGGCTTTTGCCGATCCCGAAACTTCTCGCCAAACATTGCTGACTTTCCCTTTGACTTCGAAAACGGCTTAACGCAACTTGAGCGTGGACAACCCGAACAGACACAGCATCAACGTGATGATCCAGAAGCGCACGACAACCTGCGTTTCTTTCCAGCCGGACAATTCGAAATGGTGATGCAGCGGCGCCATCTTGAAGAGACGCCGGCCTTCGCCGAAACGGCGCTTGGTGAACTTGAACCACGTCACCTGCAACATCACCGAGAGCGTTTCCGCGACGAAGATGCCGCCCATGATGAAGAGCACGATTTCCTGACGCACGATCACCGCGACCGTGCCGAGCGCGCCGCCCAGCGCCAGCGCGCCCACGTCGCCCATGAACATCTGCGCGGGGTGCGTGTTGAACCAGAGGAACGCCAGCCCGGCCCCACCCATGGCGGAGCAGAAAATCAGCAACTCGCCGGCGCCGGCAATGTGCGGAAACAGCAGATACTTCGAATAGACCGAACTGCCCATCACATACGCGAACACGCCCAGCGACGCGCCCACCAGCACGACCGGCATGATCACCAGGCCGTCGAGACCGTCGGTGAGGTTCACCGCGTTGCTCGCGCCGACGATCACCAGATACGTCAGCACGATGAAGCCCCACACGCCGAGCGGATAGCTGATCGACTTGAAGAACGGCAGCATCAGGTCGGCGTGCGGGGGCAGGCCCATCGACAGGCCGCTGCGCACCCACGCCATGAACAGGTCGTACACGCGCACGTTGCTCGCTTCGGAGACGCTGAAGGCGAGATACACGGCGGCGAACAGGCCGATCACCGACTGCCAGAAATACTTCTCGCGCGACGACATGCCGCGCGGATCCTTGTAGACCACCTTGCGGTAATCGTCGACCCAGCCGATCACGCCGAAGCCGAACGTCACCAGAATCACGATCCAGATAAAGCGGTTGGTCAGATCGGCCCACAGCAGCGTCGATACCGCGATGCCGAGCAGGATCAGCACGCCGCCCATGGTGGGCGTGCCGGATTTGACGAGGTGAGTTTGCGGGCCGTCTTTACGGACAGCCTGGCCCACCTTCATGGCGGTCAGCTTGCGGATCACCGCCGGGCCGCAGACGAGCCCGATCAACAGCGCGGTAATCGTCGCCGCCACCGCTCGGAAAGTCAGATAACTGAACACGCGCAAGAAGCTTGCGTCATTCTGCAGCCATTGCGCCAGCGCCAGTAGCATGCTTCGGTCCTTCCAGTTCAATGCGCACCGGGCGCTGCGCCCGGTGCAGTGGGTTGTGGACTCGTTACGGCGTCCACCACGCGTTCCATTTGCATGAAGCGCGAGCCTTTCACGAGAAGCGTTGCCGCAGCGCCCTTGCCGGACAATTCCGGGGCCTGCAGCAGTTGAGCGACGAGCGTCGCGACGTCGTCGACATGATGTGCATCCGCGCCATACGCGGTGCAGGCATCGCGCGACGCAGCGCCGAGCGCGTACAGCGCGTCGATGCCGCGCTCTTTGGCGTAAGCACCGATTTCGCGGTGAAACGCCGGACCGTGATCGCCGACTTCGCCCATGTCGCCCATCACCAGCACGCGCGGCGAGGGACGGGAGGCGAGCACGTCGATCGCGGCGCGCATCGAATCGGGATTCGCGTTGTAGGTGTCGTCGATGACGGTGGCGCCCGCGAGCGTACCGAGCGCCGCGCGCTTGACCTGCAGACGCCCTTTCACCGCACCGAACGATTCGAGCCCGCGTTTGATCGCGTCGAGCGATACGCTGGCGGCCAGCGCAGCGGCCGTGGCCGCCAGCGCGTTGTGCGCGTTGTGGTCGCCGAGCACTTGCAGCGTGACGTCGAGGTGGCCTTCCGGCGTGTCGATGCTCAGCAGGTTGCCGGCGAAGACGCCTTTCACCGCGGCGTCGGTCGAACGGCCGTCGTTATTCAGCGCGAAGTCGACGATGCGGTTGCCGGTGGCCGCGACGCGCCAGATGCTCGCGTATGCGTCGTCCGCCGGAAACACGGCAACACCTTCCGGTGACAACGCGTGAATCACGCTCGCATGCTCGAGCGCGACGGCCTCGACGGTGGTCATGAATTCCTGGTGCTCGCGCTGCGCGTTGTTCACCACCGCCACGGTAGGCTCGGCGATCTTTCCGAGCAACGCGGTTTCGCCCGGGTGATTCATCCCGAGTTCGACCACCGCCAACCGATGCACCGCGCTCAGGCGAAACAGCGTCAGCGGCACGCCGATGTCGTTGTTGAAGTTACCCGCAGTGGCAAGCCGCGCGTCCGCGCCGACAGCCGCGGCGAAGATCGACGCAATCATTTCCTTGACCGTGGTCTTGCCGTTGCTGCCCGTCACTGCGACGAGCGGCATCGTGAAGCGGCGCCGCCAGCCGCGCGCGAGCGCGCCGAGCGCGACGCGCGTGTCGGCGACCTGCAAGGCCGGCAGATTCCAGCCGGCCGGGGTGCGCGTCACCAGCGCCGCTGCGATCTGGCGCGCGGCCACGTCCGGCAGAAAGTCGTGCGCGTCGAAGCGGTCGCCCTTGAGCGCGACGAACAGATCGCCGGGACCGGCGGTGCGGCTGTCGGTCGAGACGCGTTCGAAGGCCACACTGTCGTCGCCGAGAACGGTCGCGCCCGGGATCAGCGCGGCGGCTTCGCGCAGGGAAAACATCGCTTCACCTGGCCGGGTCATTCGCCACCTCCGCGCGCCTGCGTAGCACGGGCGGCGAGCGCCAGACGTGCGTGATCCTGATCGGAGAAAGCGCGTTTCTTGCCCATGATTTCCTGTGTTGCTTCGTGCCCCTTGCCGGCCAGCACGATTACGTCTTCACGCGCCGCGCCGCGGATGGCCTGCAGGATGGCGCTGGCGCGATCCTCGATCCGGCGGGCCTTCGACGCGTCCTTCATGCCCGCGGCAATCTGGTCGAGAATCTTCTGCGGATCTTCGCTACGCGGGTTGTCGCTCGTCACGACGACGCCGTCCGCCAATCTTTCCGCAATCGCCCCCATCAACGGACGCTTGGTCGCATCACGATCGCCGCCGCAGCCGAACATGCAGATCAGCTCGCCGCCGCGCGCGGCCGCCATCGGGCGCAGCGCTTCGAGCGTCTTTTCCAGCGCGTCGGGCGTATGCGCGTAGTCGATCACGACGAGCGGCTCGTCGTTTTGCAGACGGCCGCCGAGGCGCTGCATGCGGCCGTTGACCGGCTCCAGTTTTTCCAGCTCGGTCAGGGCGGCGTCGAACGGGACGTCCGCTGCAAGCAGCGCGCCCAGCACGCCGAGCAGGTTGCTGACGTTGAACGCGCCCAGCGTCTGCACTTCGACTTCGGCGTCGCCCCAATCGGAGGTGCTCAGATGGAAGGCCGTGCCGGTTGCGGTGGCGCGCACATCGGCCGCGTGCAGCCAGGCGTCGGCCTGCGGTGCGGCGGCGTCCGGCGCTTCGGTGCGTGTGCCGATACTGTAGGCGATGGTGCGAGCGTGGCCCTGGGTACTCGCCAGCAGCCGGCGGCCAGCCTCGTCGTCATGATTGATCACGGCGCAACGCAATTCCGGCCACGCGAACAGACGCGCCTTGGCGGCCTCGTAGGCGGCGAAGGTGCCGTGATAGTCGAGGTGGTCCTGAGTGAGATTCGTGAACACGGCGATCTCAAACGCCGTGCCGTTCACCCGCCCCTGATGCAGCGCATGCGACGACACTTCCATCGCGACCGCCTGCGCACCCGCATCGCGCAACTGCGCGAGACTGCGCTGCAATTGCGGCGCGTCCGGCGTCGTGAAACCGGTATGCACGAGGTGGCCCGGCAAGCCGGTGCCCAGCGTGCCGATAATCGCGCAGCGCGTGCCGAGCGCGGTGAGCGCCGCGGCAATCCACTGGCTCGATGACGTCTTGCCGTTGGTGCCCGTGACGCCGATCACCCGCATCGCATCGCTCGGGTTGCCGTACCAGCCGCTTGCAATCGAGCCCGCCAGCTCATTCAGCGCGGGCACCGCCAATCCCACCGACGCATCCACCGCGCCAGTGAAGTTTTCCGGCTGATACAGCACCGCGGCCGCACCGCGCTCGATCGCGCTGTCGATGAACGGCCGGTTGTCGGCGCCGTCGACCGCATACGCCAGAAACACATCGCCGGCCGCGAGCGAGCGCGTATC
It encodes:
- the mraY gene encoding phospho-N-acetylmuramoyl-pentapeptide-transferase, which translates into the protein MLLALAQWLQNDASFLRVFSYLTFRAVAATITALLIGLVCGPAVIRKLTAMKVGQAVRKDGPQTHLVKSGTPTMGGVLILLGIAVSTLLWADLTNRFIWIVILVTFGFGVIGWVDDYRKVVYKDPRGMSSREKYFWQSVIGLFAAVYLAFSVSEASNVRVYDLFMAWVRSGLSMGLPPHADLMLPFFKSISYPLGVWGFIVLTYLVIVGASNAVNLTDGLDGLVIMPVVLVGASLGVFAYVMGSSVYSKYLLFPHIAGAGELLIFCSAMGGAGLAFLWFNTHPAQMFMGDVGALALGGALGTVAVIVRQEIVLFIMGGIFVAETLSVMLQVTWFKFTKRRFGEGRRLFKMAPLHHHFELSGWKETQVVVRFWIITLMLCLFGLSTLKLR
- a CDS encoding D-alanine--D-alanine ligase, coding for MSSIDPKAFGKVAVLLGGESAEREVSLNSGRLVVQGLREAGIDAHPFDPAERPLAALKEEGFVRAFNALHGGYGENGQIQGALDFYGIRYTGSGVLGSALGLDKFRTKLVWQQLGVPTPSFEAVLRGDDYAACAAGIVAKLGLPLFVKPASEGSSVAVIKVKSADALPAALEEAAKFDRIVVVEKSIEGGGEYTACIAGDLDLPVIRIVPAGEFYDYHAKYVANDTQYLIPCGVAPAEEARLKTLARRAFDVLGCTDWGRADFMLDGAGNPYFLEVNTAPGMTDHSLPPKAARAVGISYKELVVSVLALTLKD
- the murD gene encoding UDP-N-acetylmuramoyl-L-alanine--D-glutamate ligase, translating into MFGEKFRDRQKPMVLVLGLGESGLAMARWCARHGCRLRVADTREVPPNLSGLEAHGIDADFVGGPFSPVLLEGVELVAISPGLSPLAADLLPLISEAREKDIPVWGELEFFAQALKTLGESGYAPKVIAITGTNGKTTTTSLTGLLCERTGKKVAVAGNISPAALDKLTEAIDHTALPDVWVLELSSFQLETAHTFAPDAAVILNITQDHLDWHGGLDAYAAAKGRIFGPQTVRVLNRDDARVMALAASPAKDAAAGDSPAPAITFGVTEPTRPGDYGLLRDNGIIWLVEAHDRDASDEPAPTRRRKGETAAPPNLGLKRLMPADALRIRGLHNAANALAAYALARAIDLPGAPLLHGLREYRGEPHRVELIASIEGIDYVDDSKGTNVGATVAALDGLAQRVVLIAGGDGKGQDFEPLAAPVMRWCRGVMLIGRDAPQIRAALADTGIALTDHATLEDATRAATALAQPGDAVLLSPACASFDMFKGYAHRAAVFRSTVEDIAAERGTMI
- a CDS encoding UDP-N-acetylmuramoyl-L-alanyl-D-glutamate--2,6-diaminopimelate ligase, with the protein product MSALRSKHPAQRQIAVALTWLHARAQPDAHLHADTRSLAAGDVFLAYAVDGADNRPFIDSAIERGAAAVLYQPENFTGAVDASVGLAVPALNELAGSIASGWYGNPSDAMRVIGVTGTNGKTSSSQWIAAALTALGTRCAIIGTLGTGLPGHLVHTGFTTPDAPQLQRSLAQLRDAGAQAVAMEVSSHALHQGRVNGTAFEIAVFTNLTQDHLDYHGTFAAYEAAKARLFAWPELRCAVINHDDEAGRRLLASTQGHARTIAYSIGTRTEAPDAAAPQADAWLHAADVRATATGTAFHLSTSDWGDAEVEVQTLGAFNVSNLLGVLGALLAADVPFDAALTELEKLEPVNGRMQRLGGRLQNDEPLVVIDYAHTPDALEKTLEALRPMAAARGGELICMFGCGGDRDATKRPLMGAIAERLADGVVVTSDNPRSEDPQKILDQIAAGMKDASKARRIEDRASAILQAIRGAAREDVIVLAGKGHEATQEIMGKKRAFSDQDHARLALAARATQARGGGE
- the murC gene encoding UDP-N-acetylmuramate--L-alanine ligase; this encodes MKHIVKHIHFVGIGGAGMSGIAEVLVNLGYQVSGSDLTKNAVTDRLAALGARIAIGHAAENIEGANAVVVSTAVRSDNPEVLAARHRRIPIVPRAVMLAELMRLKQGIAIAGTHGKTTTTSLVASVLAAGGLDPTFVIGGRLISAGANARLGTGDFIVAEADESDASFLNLFPVIEVITNIDADHMDTYGHDFARLKQAFIEFTHRLPFYGIAVLCVDDPNVKEILPFVSKPIIRYGLAADAQVRAVNVEAHDGKMHFTAMREDAAPLDIVLNLPGIHNVQNALAAIAIATELEVKDADIQRALADFNGVGRRFQRYGEVPVSSGGETGGTYTLVDDYGHHPVEMAATIAAARGAFPDRRLVLAFQPHRFTRTRDCFEDFVKVLSTVDALVLTEVYSAGEAPIVAADGRALARAIRVAGKTEPVFVETVDEVPDALASLVREGDVVITMGAGSIGGVPGRLAQNEGVK
- a CDS encoding UDP-N-acetylmuramoyl-tripeptide--D-alanyl-D-alanine ligase; its protein translation is MTRPGEAMFSLREAAALIPGATVLGDDSVAFERVSTDSRTAGPGDLFVALKGDRFDAHDFLPDVAARQIAAALVTRTPAGWNLPALQVADTRVALGALARGWRRRFTMPLVAVTGSNGKTTVKEMIASIFAAAVGADARLATAGNFNNDIGVPLTLFRLSAVHRLAVVELGMNHPGETALLGKIAEPTVAVVNNAQREHQEFMTTVEAVALEHASVIHALSPEGVAVFPADDAYASIWRVAATGNRIVDFALNNDGRSTDAAVKGVFAGNLLSIDTPEGHLDVTLQVLGDHNAHNALAATAAALAASVSLDAIKRGLESFGAVKGRLQVKRAALGTLAGATVIDDTYNANPDSMRAAIDVLASRPSPRVLVMGDMGEVGDHGPAFHREIGAYAKERGIDALYALGAASRDACTAYGADAHHVDDVATLVAQLLQAPELSGKGAAATLLVKGSRFMQMERVVDAVTSPQPTAPGAAPGAH
- the ftsW gene encoding putative lipid II flippase FtsW, whose product is MSWSERFGSRLAKQRGSVGDASASRTASGLASAVNGVRPLRSRMLDYDHSLLWVVIALLGLGIVMVYSASIAMPDSPKYSSYRDWAFLVRQIIFVVLGSVIGVAAFRIPVSTWDKYAPKIFLLALVSLVIVLIPHVGKGVNGARRWIPLGITNMQPSEIMKLAVTIYAANYTVRKQEYMHSFAKGFLPMAFAVGVVGALLLLEPDMGAFMVIAAIAMGVLFLGGVNGKLFGGLVATAVGTFSLLVWASPWRRERIFAYLDPWDDRYAQGKAYQLTHSLIAFGRGEWFGVGLGGSVEKLNYLPEAHTDFILAVIGEELGFVGVLVVILMFYWIVRRSFEIGRQALALDRTFAGLVAKGIGLWFGAQTFINMGVNLGLLPTKGLTLPLVSYGGSGILLNCVAVALLMRVDYENRVLMRGGKV
- the murG gene encoding undecaprenyldiphospho-muramoylpentapeptide beta-N-acetylglucosaminyltransferase, with protein sequence MTPTQQRTLMVMAGGTGGHVFPGLAVAHLMQAWGWKVVWLGNPAGMEATLVAKHGIPMESVRFGGVRGKGLKTKLMLPVNLLRACAQSLSVLRRVKPDVVLGMGGYITFPAGVMTALSGRPLVLHEQNSIAGLANKVLAKLARRVLVAFPNALPHAEWTGNPIREELARTLPPKARYAQRSGPLNVLVVGGSLGATALNEVVPRALAVLTPQQRPRIVHQAGAKHIDGLRANYAEAGLQTGEDVQLVPFIDDMTSAYANADLVICRSGAMTVAEIAAVGVAAFFVPFPFAVDDHQTTNAAFLADHGAALVVQQRDLTAEGLAAWLRGQTRESLAEMAERSRSLAKPDATEQVAQICAEAAGVVPSRSPSTEGRQQ